The window CGCGGAGTGCCCGGTGCCGGCGTTGTTCCAGGGGTCGCTACTCTCGGCGGCGGCGGCGTCGAGGCGTTCCACGAGAGTGATAGACCAATCGGGTTCAAGCAGCCGCAGCAGGGCGCCCAGTGTGGCGCTCATGATTCCCGCCCCAACCAGCACGACATCGGTCTTGGTGATATCTGACACCGGTCCGTCGTCCTTTTCTTGTGACAGCTGTACTAGATGTCAGGTTATCCCTAGCCACCCGGATCTATACGGTCGAGTCACCAGCACCACACCCCGGTCGTGCCCACTGCGCGCGCGACTAATGTGAGCCTTGTGACGGCAGCGCGGGCCGAGTGGGCTGATGACGTCCTTCCCGGTTACCAGCAGACCAGCCTGGCGCTTGGGCCAGACCCCGACGGCGAGGGTGACCTGTTCGCCACCCTGGTGCGCCGCGGCGACTCGGCACCCACCGCGCACACCGTGCTCGCGGTGCACGGCTTCACCGACTATTTCTTCAACACCGAGCTCGCCGACCAGTTCGCCGGCCATGGGTTCCGCTTCTACGCCCTGGATCAACACAAGTGCGGCCGGTCCTGGCGCGACGGCCAGACCCCGCATTTCACCACCGACCTGGCCCGCTACGACCGGGAGCTGGAACGTGCGACGGCGATCATCACCGCCGAGAACCCCGGCACCCGAGTGCTGGTGTACGGGCATTCGGCGGGCGGGCTGATCGTGTCGCTGTGGCTGGACCGGGTACGCCGGCGCAAAGCAACGGCGGCGCTGTCGCTGGCGGGGCTGGTGCTCAACAGCCCGTGGCTGGACCTGCACGGGCCGGCGATCCTGCGGACCCGGCTGACGTCGACCGCCATCGGGGCGCTGTCGCGGGTGGGCAAGACCACGGTGGTGCGCGGCACCGGCAAGGGCGGCTACGGGTTGACCCTGCACCGCGAGTACCACGGCGAGTTCGAGTACAACCTGCAGTGGAAGCCGTTGGGCGGATTCCCGGTGACGTTCGGCTGGATTCACGCCATCCGGCGAGGTCAGGCCACCCTGCACCGCGGGTTGGACGTAGGAATGCCCAACCTGATCCTGCGCTCGGATCACAGCGTGCGCGAGACCGCCGACCCCGCCACCATGCAACGCGGGGACGCCGTCCTCGACGTCACGCAGATCGCCCGTTGGGCCGGCTGCATCGGCAACCACTCGACCGTGGTGCCGATCCCCGACGCCAAGCACGACGTGTTCCTGTCGCTGGCCGAACCTCGGGCGGCGGCCTACCGCGAGCTGGGCCGCTGGCTCGACTTCTATCTCGCGCACCTCGACACGGCCACCGCGGGCCGAGAATAAGGGGACCTGGTGGAGCGCTTTGATCTGGCGATCATCGGAACCGGTTCGGGCAACAGCATTCTCGACGAACGTTATGCCGACAAGAAGGTCGCGATCTGCGAGCAGGGTGTGTTCGGCGGAACCTGCCTGAACGTCGGCTGCATCCCGACCAAGATGTTCGTCTACGCCGCCGAGGTCGCCCGGACCGTGCGCGAGGCCGCGCGCTACGGCGTGGACGCCCACATCGACGGGGTGCGCTGGAGCGACATCGTGTCGCGGGTGTTCGGCCGCATCGACCCGCTGGCGATGGGCGGTGAGCACTACCGGCGCTCCTCCCCCAATGTCACGGTGTACGACAGCCACACGACCTTCGCCGGGCGCGCCGAGAACGGTTACCGGCTGCGTACCGAGAAGGGTGAGGAGTTCACCGCCGAGCAGGTGGTCATCGCCGCCGGCGCGCGCGCGCTGGTTCCCGATGCGATCGCCGGATGCGGCGTCGAGTACCACACCAGCGACACCGTCATGCGCATCGCGGAGCTGCCCGAACACCTGGTGATCATCGGCGGCGGGTTCGTCGCCGCCGAGTTCGCGCACGTCTTCTCCGCACTGGGGTCGCGCGTCACGCTGGTGGTCCGCGGCAGCGCACTGCTGTCGCACTGCGACGACACGATTTGCGAACGGTTCACCGACATCGCCGGCAAGAAGTGGGAGATCCGCAGCCACCGCAACGTGATCGGCGCGCGTCACGAGGGCGCGCAGACCGTCGTCGAACTCGACGACGGCTCGACGGTGCAGGCCGACGCGGTGCTGGTGGCCACCGGGCGGATCCCCAACGGCGACCTGCTCAACCTCGAGTCGGTGGGCGTCGAACCGCGGGACGGCCGCGTGGTGGTCGACGACTACCAGAGGACCACGGCGCGAGGCGTTTTCGCGCTCGGCGACGTGTGCTCGCCGTACCA is drawn from Candidatus Mycolicibacterium alkanivorans and contains these coding sequences:
- a CDS encoding alpha/beta hydrolase — encoded protein: MTAARAEWADDVLPGYQQTSLALGPDPDGEGDLFATLVRRGDSAPTAHTVLAVHGFTDYFFNTELADQFAGHGFRFYALDQHKCGRSWRDGQTPHFTTDLARYDRELERATAIITAENPGTRVLVYGHSAGGLIVSLWLDRVRRRKATAALSLAGLVLNSPWLDLHGPAILRTRLTSTAIGALSRVGKTTVVRGTGKGGYGLTLHREYHGEFEYNLQWKPLGGFPVTFGWIHAIRRGQATLHRGLDVGMPNLILRSDHSVRETADPATMQRGDAVLDVTQIARWAGCIGNHSTVVPIPDAKHDVFLSLAEPRAAAYRELGRWLDFYLAHLDTATAGRE
- the mtr gene encoding mycothione reductase — encoded protein: MERFDLAIIGTGSGNSILDERYADKKVAICEQGVFGGTCLNVGCIPTKMFVYAAEVARTVREAARYGVDAHIDGVRWSDIVSRVFGRIDPLAMGGEHYRRSSPNVTVYDSHTTFAGRAENGYRLRTEKGEEFTAEQVVIAAGARALVPDAIAGCGVEYHTSDTVMRIAELPEHLVIIGGGFVAAEFAHVFSALGSRVTLVVRGSALLSHCDDTICERFTDIAGKKWEIRSHRNVIGARHEGAQTVVELDDGSTVQADAVLVATGRIPNGDLLNLESVGVEPRDGRVVVDDYQRTTARGVFALGDVCSPYQLKHVANHEARVVKHNLLQDWDDTDALMRSDHRFVPSAVFTDPQIACVGLSENEARAAGYDIRVKLQDFGDVAYGWAMEDTTGFAKVIVEADTGTILGAHIMGHQASSLIQPLIQAMSFGLAGQDVARGQYWIHPALPEVIENALLALCDEPPWPPARRH